The proteins below are encoded in one region of Bacillus alveayuensis:
- a CDS encoding methylglyoxal synthase (product_source=KO:K01734; cath_funfam=3.40.50.1380; cog=COG1803; ko=KO:K01734; pfam=PF02142; smart=SM00851; superfamily=52335; tigrfam=TIGR00160) produces MKIALIAHDKKKNDMVQFTIAYKHVLEKHDLYATGTTGLKIMEATGLNIHRFQSGPLGGDQQIGALIAQNDMDIVLFFRDPLTAQPHEPDVSALVRLCDVYSIPLATNMGTAEIIIRGLERGDLKWRDIVQKI; encoded by the coding sequence ATGAAAATTGCACTTATTGCTCATGATAAAAAGAAAAATGATATGGTTCAATTTACAATTGCCTACAAACATGTACTGGAAAAACATGATCTTTACGCAACAGGTACGACGGGATTAAAAATAATGGAGGCAACTGGATTAAACATTCACCGCTTTCAATCAGGACCACTTGGTGGAGATCAACAAATTGGTGCATTAATTGCACAAAATGATATGGACATCGTGTTGTTTTTCCGTGATCCATTAACGGCTCAACCACATGAGCCTGATGTTTCAGCATTAGTTCGCCTTTGTGATGTGTATAGCATTCCGCTTGCGACGAACATGGGGACGGCAGAGATTATCATTCGAGGATTAGAGCGTGGAGATTTGAAGTGGAGAGATATTGTTCAAAAGATATAA
- a CDS encoding hypothetical protein (product_source=Hypo-rule applied) encodes MKKRGTSFVGKSMMKYPIILDRDEIGDAK; translated from the coding sequence TTGAAAAAACGTGGCACATCATTTGTAGGAAAGTCCATGATGAAATATCCGATCATTTTAGATCGTGACGAAATTGGTGATGCGAAATGA
- a CDS encoding N-acetyl-alpha-D-glucosaminyl L-malate synthase BshA (product_source=TIGR03999; cath_funfam=3.40.50.2000; cog=COG0438; pfam=PF00534,PF13439; superfamily=53756; tigrfam=TIGR03999) yields the protein MRKLKIGITCYPSVGGSGIVATELGKLLAERGHEIHFISSSMPFRLNKVYCNIFYHEVEVNQYSVFKYPPYDIALASKMAEVIERENLDILHVHYAIPHAVCASLAKQMVDGNIKIVTTLHGTDITVLGYDPSLSNAIKFGIETSDRVTAVSKALVKQTYDLLEPNKEILTVYNFIDERVYQRKNVEHLKKDYGILEHEKVIIHVSNFRKVKRVPDVIKAFAYIQKHVASKLLLVGDGPEMTVVSKLVKELDIENKVLFLGKQENVVELYSISDLKLLTSEKESFGLVLLEAMACRVPCIGTNIGGIPEVIEHEQTGYICELGDVQDMAEKAILLLNNDSLHKRMSEKAEEAVRQKFNSGKIVTEYEKIYEQLMSEGVKYGSAFFRS from the coding sequence ATGAGAAAGTTAAAGATAGGTATTACTTGTTATCCATCAGTCGGAGGATCAGGGATCGTTGCGACTGAATTAGGCAAATTATTAGCGGAAAGAGGGCACGAAATCCATTTTATTTCATCTAGTATGCCATTTCGTTTAAATAAAGTGTATTGTAATATTTTTTATCATGAAGTAGAAGTGAATCAATATTCCGTTTTTAAATATCCTCCTTATGACATTGCACTTGCTAGCAAAATGGCGGAAGTCATTGAGCGTGAAAACCTTGATATTTTACATGTACATTATGCGATTCCTCATGCTGTTTGTGCTTCATTAGCAAAGCAAATGGTTGATGGAAATATAAAAATTGTCACAACCTTACACGGCACAGATATAACCGTATTAGGCTATGATCCGTCCCTTTCCAATGCGATAAAATTTGGCATTGAAACATCTGATCGTGTAACGGCAGTTTCGAAAGCATTAGTAAAACAAACGTATGACTTACTAGAGCCGAACAAGGAAATTTTAACTGTTTATAATTTTATTGATGAACGAGTCTATCAAAGAAAAAATGTGGAGCATTTAAAAAAAGATTACGGAATATTAGAGCATGAAAAAGTCATCATTCACGTTTCAAACTTTCGCAAAGTAAAACGTGTCCCTGATGTTATAAAAGCTTTTGCGTACATACAAAAGCACGTAGCGTCCAAACTGTTGCTTGTCGGTGATGGACCAGAAATGACAGTCGTTTCAAAGCTAGTAAAAGAGCTCGATATTGAAAATAAAGTGTTATTTCTCGGGAAACAAGAAAATGTAGTAGAGCTGTATTCGATTAGTGATTTAAAGCTGTTAACATCCGAAAAAGAGAGTTTTGGACTTGTTTTGCTTGAGGCGATGGCATGTAGAGTTCCGTGTATTGGAACAAATATTGGAGGTATTCCAGAAGTCATTGAACATGAGCAAACTGGATATATTTGTGAGTTAGGCGACGTTCAAGATATGGCAGAAAAAGCGATATTATTATTAAATAATGACTCTTTACATAAAAGAATGTCTGAAAAGGCTGAAGAAGCTGTTCGTCAAAAGTTTAACTCTGGAAAAATAGTAACAGAATATGAAAAAATATATGAACAATTAATGAGCGAAGGTGTGAAGTATGGATCAGCCTTTTTTAGAAGCTAA